From a single Anopheles gambiae unplaced genomic scaffold, idAnoGambNW_F1_1 scaffold_27, whole genome shotgun sequence genomic region:
- the LOC133395022 gene encoding uncharacterized protein LOC133395022, protein MVAESVTGSETTGEARTTRVQYQQLVTLLEEVPEIARGLFKGDQKSFWTKVWFDYKCAVKRKLRDNKKSLNATGGGPFAQKPLNDLEERVANFLFI, encoded by the exons ATGGTGGCGGAATCAGTCACTGGATCGGA GACAACTGGTGAAGCACGTACTACTAGAGTACAATACCAGCAGTTGGTTACGCTGCTAGAAGAGGTACCCGAAATAGCACGAGGGCTATTTAAGGGAGACCAAAAAAGCTTCTGGACTAAA GTTTGGTTTGATTATAAATGTGCGGTGAAAAGGAAGCTGCGGGACAATAAAAAATCCCTTAATGCTACTGGAGGTGGGCCATTCGCCCAAAAGCCATTAAATGACTTAGAGGAAAGAGTGGCAAATTTCT TATTCatatag